A region from the Aegilops tauschii subsp. strangulata cultivar AL8/78 chromosome 5, Aet v6.0, whole genome shotgun sequence genome encodes:
- the LOC109733241 gene encoding transcription factor bHLH94 → MALEAAVLSRAAAGLFGRCAMAGAGGAWNGLFGGSEGLAGLDGGDWDAAVAAACSSMLLPPAAFQDLDISATAPQEESGGRGEMSAAGVGQHDAAPVTAAATGRRKRRRTRTAKNSEEVESQRMTHIAVERNRRKQMNEYLAALRSLMPPSYALRGDQASIVGGAINFVKELEQLLQTLETQRQTRERAAVDGGEAQPPLFANFFTFPQYSMSVTSAPAPPPANNDEGADGCAEAEASGSKPSAVADVEVTMVESHANLRMLSRRRPRQLLRLLVGLQGHRLTVLHLNMSSASHMVLYSLSLKVEDDCQLTSVDEIATAAHQIIEKIQEEQDFTSA, encoded by the exons ATGGCATTGGAGGCCGCGGTGCTCTCCCGCGCTGCTGCTGGTCTCTTCGGTCGCTGCGCCATGGCCGGGGCGGGAGGAGCTTGGAATGGTCTCTTCGGTGGGAGCGAAGGGCTGGCGGGCTTggacggcggggactgggacgccGCCGTCGCGGCGGCGTGCTCGTCgatgctgctgcctccagctGCGTTCCAGGACCTGGATATCTCCGCTACTGCGCCGCAGGAGGAGTCCGGAGGTCGCGGCGAGATGAGCGCGGCCGGCGTGGGTCAGCACGATGCTGCGCcggtgacggcggcggcgacggggcggaggaAGCGGCGGCGGACGAGGACGGCCAAGAACTCGGAGGAGGTGGAGAGCCAGCGGATGACCCACATTGCCGTCGAGCGCAACCGCCGCAAGCAGATGAACGAGTACCTCGCCGCGCTCCGCTCCCTCATGCCGCCCTCCTACGCGCTAAGG GGTGATCAGGCGTCTATCGTCGGAGGTGCGATCAACTTCGTCAAGGAGCTGGAGCAGCTGCTCCAGACCCTGGAGACGCAGAGGCAGACACGGGAACGCGCGGCCGTCGACGGCGGGGAAGCGCAGCCACCGCTGTTCGCCAACTTCTTCACCTTCCCGCAGTACTCAATGAGCGTTACCTCGGCACCGGCGCCTCCTCCGGCGAACAACGACGAGGGTGCCGACGGCTGCGCCGAGGCGGAGGCGTCCGGATCAAAGCCGTCGGCGGTGGCGGACGTGGAGGTGACCATGGTGGAGAGCCACGCCAACCTGCGGATGCTGTCCCGGCGGCGGCCGAGGCAGCTGCTGCGGCTGCTGGTGGGGCTGCAGGGACACCGGCTCACGGTGCTGCACCTCAACATGAGCAGCGCCAGCCACATGGTGCTCTACTCGCTCAGCCTCAAG GTGGAGGACGATTGCCAACTTACCTCCGTGGATGAGATCGCCACCGCGGCCCATCAGATCATCGAGAAGATCCAAGAAGAGCAAGACTTCACTTCAGCTTAG